A window of the Deinococcus gobiensis I-0 genome harbors these coding sequences:
- a CDS encoding DMT family transporter yields the protein MRVPAPALILCAAMLWGLLGILGKSAQAAGVGPLEVAFWRAVLGGALFALHAAVTRAALPRGRDLWITAGFGVLGVSVFYGTYQLAVRAGGASLASVLLYTAPAFVALMGWAFLRERLGLREVVAVVGTLLGIALISLGGGQGVQVTPAALAFGLCAGFTYSLYYLYGKAFFGRYAPAALYAVALPVGALGLLPLTDFAPKPPGAWLSLGAIALFSTYLAYLAYSAGLRRLEATRASVIASLEPVVAALLAALLFAERLSPLALGGAALVVGAALLLSGAWPVRRRGAAGVS from the coding sequence ATGAGGGTCCCCGCTCCCGCACTGATCCTGTGCGCCGCCATGCTGTGGGGCCTGCTGGGCATCCTGGGCAAGAGCGCCCAGGCGGCGGGTGTGGGACCGCTGGAGGTCGCCTTCTGGCGGGCGGTGCTGGGAGGCGCGCTGTTCGCGCTGCACGCCGCCGTCACCCGCGCCGCGCTGCCTCGGGGGCGCGACCTGTGGATCACGGCGGGCTTCGGGGTGCTCGGGGTCAGCGTGTTCTACGGCACCTACCAGCTCGCCGTGCGTGCGGGGGGCGCGAGCCTCGCCAGCGTGCTGCTGTACACCGCCCCCGCCTTCGTGGCCCTGATGGGCTGGGCCTTCCTGCGCGAGCGCCTGGGCCTGCGGGAGGTCGTGGCCGTCGTCGGTACGCTGCTGGGCATCGCCCTGATCAGCCTGGGCGGGGGCCAGGGAGTACAGGTCACGCCGGCCGCGCTGGCCTTCGGGCTGTGCGCGGGCTTCACCTACAGCCTGTACTACCTGTACGGCAAGGCCTTTTTCGGGCGCTACGCCCCAGCCGCGCTGTACGCCGTGGCGCTGCCGGTGGGCGCGCTGGGCCTCCTGCCCCTGACCGATTTCGCCCCCAAGCCGCCGGGCGCGTGGCTGAGCCTGGGGGCCATCGCGCTGTTCTCGACGTATCTGGCCTACCTCGCCTACAGCGCGGGATTGCGGCGGCTGGAGGCCACGCGCGCCAGCGTGATCGCCAGTCTGGAGCCGGTGGTGGCGGCCCTGCTCGCCGCGCTGCTCTTCGCCGAGCGCCTCTCGCCACTCGCGCTGGGTGGGGCGGCGCTGGTGGTCGGGGCCGCCCTGCTCCTGAGCGGCGCCTGGCCAGTGCGGCGGCGCGGCGCGGCGGGCGTCTCCTGA